The following proteins are co-located in the Halarcobacter sp. genome:
- a CDS encoding HlyD family type I secretion periplasmic adaptor subunit — MTNDDVNFVHSLYGQANDKPKFRIDLVFFIIVGFFLFAIIWANFALIDELARGQGKVIPTNKIQKIQSYDGGEIEEILVKNGEHVKIGQPLVKIDTTRYQATLEENQEGISQWMAMIERLKVESEIDINRPVPKLKYSKKVKEIAGGYIDSETTLFRNRVQELKSSVQVLKSQLNQKKQELEEIKAKKEQLEKSLELVQLQRKTIKNLVQSGAKSRVELINIEKEYQQLKGDLRSAELSMPRSRFAITEAENKISEKIRGFRTEASKEYQRILVELNKAQARKVSDSDKVKKTVIKSPVDGIIKEIYMNTIGGVVKSGQDLIDIVPNSDILLVEAKIDPRDIAFINPKQKAIVKITAYDFAIYGGLEGQIVEISADSIIDKDSKEGKSYYKVVVRTEKNYLEKDGEKLPIIPGMIASVDIVTGQKSIMDFILKPILKIKQNSLHER, encoded by the coding sequence ATGACAAATGATGATGTAAATTTTGTCCATTCTTTATATGGACAAGCGAATGATAAACCTAAATTCAGAATCGATTTAGTATTTTTTATAATCGTTGGTTTCTTTTTATTTGCAATTATTTGGGCTAATTTTGCACTAATTGATGAATTAGCAAGAGGACAAGGTAAAGTAATTCCAACAAATAAAATTCAAAAAATTCAATCTTATGATGGTGGTGAGATAGAAGAGATTTTAGTAAAAAATGGTGAGCATGTTAAAATAGGGCAGCCATTAGTAAAAATTGATACAACTAGATATCAAGCAACATTAGAGGAGAATCAAGAGGGAATTAGTCAATGGATGGCAATGATTGAAAGATTAAAAGTCGAGTCTGAAATTGATATAAATAGACCTGTACCAAAATTAAAATATAGTAAAAAAGTAAAAGAGATAGCAGGTGGATATATTGATTCAGAAACTACACTTTTTAGAAATAGAGTACAAGAATTAAAAAGTTCTGTACAAGTTCTTAAATCTCAGTTAAATCAAAAAAAACAAGAACTAGAAGAGATAAAGGCAAAAAAAGAACAGTTGGAAAAAAGTTTAGAACTTGTTCAACTTCAAAGAAAGACTATTAAAAATCTAGTACAGTCTGGAGCTAAATCAAGAGTTGAATTAATCAATATTGAAAAAGAGTATCAACAACTAAAAGGTGATTTGAGGTCTGCTGAATTATCAATGCCAAGATCTAGATTTGCAATTACTGAAGCTGAAAATAAAATTTCTGAAAAAATAAGAGGTTTTAGAACTGAAGCTTCAAAAGAGTATCAAAGAATTTTAGTTGAATTAAATAAAGCGCAGGCTAGAAAAGTTTCAGATAGTGATAAAGTTAAAAAAACAGTTATCAAATCACCAGTAGATGGAATTATTAAAGAGATTTATATGAATACTATTGGTGGAGTTGTTAAATCTGGTCAAGATTTAATTGATATAGTTCCAAACAGTGATATCTTGTTAGTAGAAGCGAAAATTGATCCAAGGGATATAGCTTTTATCAATCCAAAACAAAAAGCAATTGTAAAAATTACAGCATACGATTTTGCTATATATGGAGGTTTAGAGGGGCAAATTGTAGAAATTTCTGCAGATAGTATTATCGATAAAGATAGTAAAGAGGGGAAAAGTTATTATAAAGTTGTTGTAAGGACAGAAAAAAACTATTTGGAAAAAGATGGTGAAAAATTACCAATTATTCCAGGTATGATTGCAAGTGTTGATATTGTAACAGGACAAAAATCTATTATGGATTTTATTCTAAAACCAATACTTAAAATAAAACAAAATTCGTTGCATGAACGTTAA
- a CDS encoding pyridoxamine 5'-phosphate oxidase family protein, producing the protein MGKITDKLNKKDINFIKEQKMFFVATAPKEGKINISPKGLDKTFKVINENTVLWLNYFGSGNETAAHLLEDDRMTMMFCAFEGKPNILRLYCKAKAIQEKDKKWEKYISYFPNTNGARQIFKIKILNVNNSCGMGVPLYEFVDQREDLKKLYKKKTKKEQIEYMKRKNQISFDGKPTKLFED; encoded by the coding sequence ATGGGAAAAATTACTGATAAATTAAATAAAAAAGATATTAATTTTATAAAAGAACAAAAAATGTTTTTTGTCGCAACTGCTCCTAAAGAAGGGAAAATAAATATTTCACCAAAAGGTTTAGATAAAACTTTTAAAGTAATTAATGAGAATACAGTGCTTTGGTTAAACTATTTTGGAAGTGGAAATGAAACTGCAGCACATCTACTTGAAGATGATAGAATGACTATGATGTTTTGTGCATTTGAGGGAAAACCAAATATTTTAAGACTATATTGTAAAGCAAAAGCTATACAAGAAAAAGATAAAAAATGGGAAAAATATATCTCTTATTTTCCAAATACAAATGGAGCTAGACAAATATTTAAAATAAAAATATTAAATGTAAATAACTCATGTGGAATGGGTGTACCATTGTATGAATTTGTAGATCAAAGGGAAGATTTAAAAAAACTTTATAAGAAAAAAACAAAAAAAGAGCAAATTGAATATATGAAGAGAAAAAATCAAATAAGTTTTGATGGAAAACCAACAAAACTATTTGAAGATTAA
- a CDS encoding arsenic transporter: MFLASTIFIVTLIFVIWQPKNLQIGTTAVLGAVVALIAGVVSFDDVLVVTQIVWDATLAFIGIIILSMVLDEIGFFEWCAIKMAKFSKGNGHKMFVYSLLLGSFVSALFANDGAALILTPILLAKMKILKLNAKTILAFLLAGGFISDSASLPFVFSNLTNIVTANYFNIGFAQYLANMIVPYIVSTIVSIIVLWIILRKDIPKTVDISLLKNPDEVLKNKTLFKFSWVFLALLILGYFIGDMYNLPVSVFALGGGILFLAIASFMKSAKAWLTIKTAPWQVVWFSIGLYIVVYGLKNAGLTDYLTLILNDLVQRGDAIAILGTGFISAILSAIMNNMPTVMVMDIALKDIPNEALAYANIIGCNLGPKMTPFGSLATLLWLHVLSKKGVQIGFWQYSKFGLIVTPPVLFIVLLTLI; this comes from the coding sequence ATGTTTTTAGCAAGTACTATTTTTATAGTAACACTTATATTTGTTATTTGGCAACCTAAAAATTTACAAATAGGTACAACAGCGGTACTTGGTGCAGTTGTGGCATTAATAGCTGGAGTTGTATCTTTTGATGATGTATTAGTTGTTACCCAAATTGTTTGGGATGCAACTTTGGCTTTTATTGGTATTATCATACTTTCAATGGTTTTAGATGAGATTGGTTTTTTTGAATGGTGTGCAATTAAAATGGCAAAATTCTCAAAGGGCAATGGACATAAGATGTTTGTTTACTCTTTATTATTAGGTTCCTTTGTTTCTGCTCTTTTTGCAAATGATGGAGCAGCGTTGATTTTAACTCCAATTTTGTTAGCTAAAATGAAAATTTTAAAACTAAATGCAAAAACTATTTTAGCTTTTTTACTTGCAGGAGGTTTTATAAGTGACAGTGCATCTTTACCTTTTGTTTTCTCAAATCTAACTAACATAGTTACAGCAAACTATTTTAATATAGGTTTTGCACAATATTTGGCAAATATGATAGTACCTTATATTGTAAGCACAATAGTTTCTATTATAGTTTTATGGATAATTTTGAGAAAAGATATTCCTAAAACTGTTGATATATCTTTATTGAAAAATCCAGATGAAGTTTTAAAAAATAAAACACTATTTAAATTCTCTTGGGTATTTTTAGCTTTATTAATTTTAGGATATTTTATCGGTGATATGTATAATCTTCCTGTTTCAGTATTTGCATTAGGTGGTGGTATTCTATTTTTAGCAATAGCTAGTTTCATGAAAAGTGCAAAAGCTTGGCTTACTATTAAAACTGCACCATGGCAAGTTGTTTGGTTTAGTATTGGACTTTATATAGTTGTATATGGTTTAAAAAATGCAGGATTAACTGATTATTTAACTCTTATATTAAATGATTTGGTTCAAAGAGGAGATGCTATAGCAATCCTTGGTACAGGTTTTATCTCTGCAATATTAAGTGCAATAATGAACAATATGCCAACAGTTATGGTTATGGATATAGCTTTAAAAGATATCCCAAATGAGGCTTTAGCTTATGCAAATATTATAGGGTGTAACTTAGGTCCTAAGATGACACCATTTGGTTCTTTAGCAACTCTTCTTTGGCTTCATGTATTAAGCAAAAAAGGTGTTCAAATTGGATTTTGGCAATATAGTAAATTTGGACTTATAGTAACTCCACCAGTACTATTTATAGTTTTATTAACATTGATATAA
- a CDS encoding gamma-glutamylcyclotransferase family protein yields MTETLFVYGTLMPNCPNGHVLENIVGKFVPATVKGRLVDAGWSAGMGYPGIRLDKPIDTVHGYLFYSSNLINHWDYLDEFEGLEFVRTPVTVERYDELDVDTYIYALKPEVEEMLEE; encoded by the coding sequence ATGACAGAAACACTATTTGTTTATGGGACACTTATGCCAAACTGTCCAAATGGACATGTTTTGGAGAATATTGTTGGGAAGTTTGTTCCTGCAACAGTTAAAGGGCGACTTGTTGATGCAGGATGGAGTGCAGGTATGGGATATCCTGGAATTAGATTAGATAAGCCAATTGACACAGTTCACGGATATTTATTTTATTCAAGTAATCTTATAAATCATTGGGATTATTTAGATGAGTTTGAAGGCTTAGAGTTTGTAAGAACGCCAGTTACAGTTGAAAGATATGATGAGTTAGATGTGGATACTTATATATATGCTTTGAAGCCTGAAGTGGAAGAGATGTTAGAAGAGTAA
- a CDS encoding metalloregulator ArsR/SmtB family transcription factor, with amino-acid sequence MDIFLKSVSALNDETRVKLLKFINIHGKCCVCDLENSFDMIQSRLSRHLKILKEGGFLRVDRVGRWAYYSIRSPLDEFRQASIKEIMTLDIDLPNLKKVCEVK; translated from the coding sequence ATGGATATTTTTCTAAAATCTGTTTCAGCATTAAATGATGAAACAAGGGTTAAATTACTTAAGTTTATTAATATTCATGGAAAATGTTGTGTATGTGATTTAGAAAACTCTTTTGATATGATACAATCACGACTTTCTAGACATCTAAAGATTTTAAAAGAGGGTGGGTTTTTAAGGGTTGACAGAGTAGGTCGTTGGGCTTACTATTCTATTCGTTCACCTTTAGATGAATTTAGACAAGCTAGTATAAAAGAGATTATGACTTTAGATATTGATTTACCAAATTTAAAAAAAGTTTGTGAGGTAAAATGA
- a CDS encoding ankyrin repeat domain-containing protein: protein MKNLRKVLFISFITLFALIGCSQKTETVNEVQNTSVEVEKGTQNDFINELALHDAVRAKDKSLVDELISKGVKVNTQDKYGYTPLHLAARLNQLDIAEKLFASGASINNTDTFGDTPLLDSTRNSTNAMSRFLICNGAERNVEDRHEMTPLHNASKNNDLYIAMMLQTQDITLLCQKLTITLEYYDDVENKICGNIPTGVATNIDVTLANDSEDSIKPMGPFKAGIDGKTYCAKLNKPLKSGTDYLVTAIGTNDIDKAIATANLNDLRLTKEEPKSEYIEGLYEALMNEFGPDFEPWNAELDKNGLVFRFKDPTVLFERGSSDLRTKYKEILDNFFPRYLKVLDRYVDQIAAVRVEGHTSSEYRTAKNDEERYSKNKTLSENRAKKVFDYTQNMTNDKELKANSSWLDQVYSYHGMAYDDLIYDENGVEDKIQSRRVEFRINKIMN, encoded by the coding sequence ATGAAAAATTTAAGAAAAGTGCTATTTATTAGCTTTATTACTTTATTTGCATTAATTGGTTGTTCTCAAAAAACAGAAACTGTAAATGAAGTTCAAAATACAAGTGTTGAGGTAGAAAAAGGTACCCAAAATGATTTTATAAATGAGCTTGCATTACACGATGCAGTAAGAGCTAAAGATAAATCATTAGTGGATGAATTAATTTCAAAAGGTGTAAAGGTTAATACACAAGATAAATACGGATATACTCCTTTACACTTAGCAGCAAGACTTAATCAATTAGATATAGCTGAAAAACTTTTTGCAAGTGGTGCAAGTATTAACAATACTGACACTTTTGGAGATACACCTTTACTTGATTCAACAAGAAATAGTACAAATGCTATGTCTAGATTTTTGATTTGTAATGGAGCAGAAAGAAATGTTGAAGATAGACATGAAATGACTCCTTTACATAATGCATCAAAAAACAATGATTTATATATTGCTATGATGTTACAAACTCAAGATATTACTTTATTATGTCAAAAATTGACAATTACATTAGAGTATTATGATGATGTAGAGAATAAGATTTGTGGAAATATTCCAACAGGAGTTGCAACTAATATTGATGTAACACTTGCTAATGACTCAGAAGATTCTATAAAACCTATGGGGCCTTTCAAAGCTGGAATTGATGGAAAAACTTATTGTGCTAAACTTAATAAACCACTTAAAAGCGGAACAGATTATTTAGTTACAGCAATTGGGACAAATGATATTGATAAAGCAATTGCAACTGCAAATCTAAATGACTTAAGACTTACAAAAGAGGAACCAAAAAGTGAATATATTGAAGGTTTATATGAAGCTTTAATGAATGAATTTGGACCAGATTTTGAACCATGGAATGCAGAATTAGATAAAAATGGTTTAGTATTTAGATTTAAAGATCCAACTGTACTTTTTGAAAGAGGAAGTAGTGACCTAAGAACAAAATATAAAGAGATTTTAGATAACTTTTTTCCTAGATATTTAAAAGTATTAGATAGATATGTAGATCAAATTGCAGCAGTAAGAGTTGAAGGGCATACATCTTCAGAGTATAGAACAGCTAAAAATGATGAAGAAAGATATTCTAAAAATAAAACTCTTTCAGAAAATAGAGCAAAAAAGGTATTTGATTATACACAAAATATGACAAATGATAAAGAGCTTAAAGCTAATAGTTCATGGCTTGATCAAGTTTATTCTTATCATGGTATGGCATATGATGATTTAATCTATGATGAAAATGGTGTAGAAGATAAAATACAATCAAGAAGAGTTGAGTTTAGAATTAACAAAATTATGAATTAA
- a CDS encoding WG repeat-containing protein, translating to MKKYLAGIALIALITGCAEKNTTVVTVGDKDGILNESGEVQVKPVYKKMAKLETVSTNNYKHPHYINLHWLHVDGERYSVVRNIDNKYGIVDDEGNLKLKVIFDSIGQFVNGFAKVEVDGKFGLINENFEVVLKPIYDDVRNAIDNSIVVKNFIKNNRVQYGCLNTNMELIAPLDYDMIFLSNEKRMRVKKDNLWGFMDTNCNLVVKPQYKFVKDFSKGLAKVQKTDGLYTYVNLAGEEIERKTFNEGLDF from the coding sequence ATGAAAAAATATTTAGCAGGGATAGCACTTATAGCATTAATAACAGGATGTGCTGAGAAAAATACAACTGTTGTAACTGTTGGAGATAAGGATGGAATACTAAATGAAAGTGGAGAGGTTCAAGTAAAACCAGTTTATAAAAAAATGGCAAAACTAGAGACAGTCTCTACAAACAATTATAAACATCCTCACTATATAAATCTTCATTGGTTACATGTAGATGGTGAAAGATATTCGGTAGTAAGAAATATTGATAACAAATATGGAATTGTTGATGATGAAGGAAATTTAAAATTAAAGGTGATTTTTGATTCAATTGGACAATTTGTTAATGGTTTTGCAAAAGTTGAAGTAGATGGTAAATTTGGACTTATCAATGAAAATTTTGAAGTTGTTTTAAAACCAATTTATGATGATGTACGAAATGCAATTGACAATTCTATTGTTGTTAAAAACTTTATAAAAAACAATAGAGTTCAATATGGTTGTTTAAATACAAATATGGAGCTTATTGCACCTTTAGATTATGATATGATTTTTCTTTCAAATGAAAAAAGAATGAGAGTTAAAAAAGATAATCTATGGGGATTTATGGATACAAATTGTAATTTAGTTGTAAAACCTCAATACAAATTTGTGAAAGATTTCTCAAAGGGATTAGCAAAAGTTCAAAAAACTGATGGCTTATATACTTATGTAAATTTAGCTGGAGAAGAGATAGAAAGAAAAACTTTTAACGAAGGTCTTGATTTTTAA
- the tkt gene encoding transketolase — MSKQLLQKQADTIRFLAADMVQEANSGHPGAPMGMADIATVLSAHLNLNPANDKWLNRDRLVFSGGHATGLVYSLLHLWGFDVSLADMREFRQFNSKTPGHPEYGHTHGVEITTGPLGQGIANAVGFAMAAKYAQNTLGKDVITHNVYCLCGDGDLQEGISYEACATAGHLGLDNLVVIYDSNSITIEGDTSIAWSENVKKRFTAINFEVIEIDGHNFDQIDKAIVAAKQSDKPVLIIATTAIGKGAATLEGSHHTHGAPLGEDELRESKIKAGFNPDEKFVVPYDIKGAFDKLIKGVEAENAWEESLSTETKEKIKQLQNPDFDSIVYPEFEVGSSVATRGSNHKILNAIAKAIPGFLGGSADLAPSNKTELAGMGDFPNGRNIHFGIKEHAMAAMTNAMNLYGLYRVFSATFFVFSDYLKPSARIAALASIPQHFVWTHDSIGVGEDGPTHQPIEHLSQFRALPNFYTFRPADANENVDSWKVALKMNAPTAFVCSRQNLEVLKDEKAFGDVSNGGYLLKERDGATVTIMASGSEVMLALQTACDLEKEGIKANVVSVPCFDLLVEQDKEYVDTIIKPNTKVFAVEAARGMEYYKYADVVYGMDTFGASGPADELFKHFGFTKEALAEKIKKDI; from the coding sequence ATGTCAAAACAATTACTTCAAAAGCAAGCTGATACTATTAGATTTTTAGCTGCTGATATGGTTCAAGAAGCAAACTCAGGACACCCAGGTGCACCAATGGGGATGGCTGATATAGCTACAGTATTAAGTGCTCATTTAAACTTAAACCCTGCAAATGATAAATGGCTAAATAGAGATAGGTTAGTATTTAGTGGAGGTCATGCAACAGGATTAGTGTATTCATTACTTCATTTATGGGGATTTGATGTTAGCTTAGCAGATATGAGAGAGTTTAGACAATTTAACTCAAAAACTCCAGGACATCCAGAATATGGTCATACTCATGGTGTAGAGATTACAACAGGTCCTTTAGGTCAAGGTATTGCAAATGCAGTTGGTTTTGCTATGGCAGCAAAATATGCTCAAAATACCTTAGGTAAAGATGTAATTACACACAATGTATATTGTCTTTGTGGTGACGGAGATTTACAAGAGGGTATCTCTTATGAAGCATGTGCGACTGCTGGACATTTAGGTTTAGATAATTTAGTTGTAATTTATGATTCAAACTCTATTACTATTGAAGGTGATACATCTATTGCATGGAGTGAAAATGTTAAGAAAAGATTTACTGCAATTAATTTTGAAGTAATTGAAATTGATGGACACAATTTTGACCAAATAGATAAAGCAATAGTAGCTGCAAAACAAAGTGATAAACCAGTACTAATTATAGCTACAACTGCTATTGGTAAAGGTGCTGCAACTTTAGAGGGAAGTCACCATACACATGGAGCTCCACTTGGTGAAGATGAGCTTAGAGAATCAAAAATCAAAGCTGGATTTAATCCAGATGAAAAATTTGTAGTTCCATATGATATTAAAGGTGCATTTGATAAGCTTATCAAAGGTGTTGAAGCAGAAAATGCTTGGGAAGAATCTTTAAGTACTGAAACAAAAGAGAAAATTAAACAATTACAAAACCCAGATTTTGATTCAATTGTTTATCCAGAATTTGAAGTAGGAAGTTCAGTAGCTACAAGGGGTTCAAACCACAAAATTTTAAATGCAATTGCAAAAGCAATCCCTGGATTCTTAGGTGGAAGTGCTGACTTAGCACCATCAAATAAAACAGAATTAGCTGGAATGGGTGATTTCCCAAATGGAAGAAATATTCATTTTGGTATTAAAGAGCATGCAATGGCTGCAATGACAAATGCAATGAATCTTTACGGATTATATAGAGTATTCTCTGCTACATTCTTTGTATTCTCAGACTACTTAAAACCAAGTGCAAGAATTGCAGCATTAGCATCAATTCCTCAACACTTTGTTTGGACTCATGATTCTATTGGAGTTGGTGAAGATGGACCAACACACCAACCAATTGAACATTTATCTCAATTTAGAGCATTACCAAATTTCTACACATTTAGACCTGCTGATGCAAATGAAAATGTTGATTCTTGGAAAGTTGCTCTTAAAATGAACGCTCCAACTGCATTTGTTTGTTCAAGACAAAATCTTGAAGTATTAAAAGATGAAAAAGCGTTTGGTGATGTATCAAATGGTGGATATCTATTAAAAGAAAGAGATGGTGCAACTGTAACTATTATGGCAAGTGGTAGTGAAGTGATGTTAGCATTACAAACAGCTTGTGACTTAGAAAAAGAGGGGATTAAAGCAAATGTTGTTTCTGTTCCTTGTTTTGATTTATTAGTTGAGCAAGATAAAGAGTATGTTGATACTATAATTAAACCAAATACAAAAGTATTCGCTGTTGAAGCTGCTAGAGGTATGGAATATTATAAATATGCAGATGTAGTTTATGGTATGGATACATTTGGTGCATCAGGACCTGCTGATGAACTTTTCAAACATTTTGGATTTACTAAAGAAGCTTTAGCTGAAAAAATCAAAAAAGATATATAA
- a CDS encoding type I secretion system permease/ATPase, whose protein sequence is MSNQEVNQIDEKVGILQERRKVDTLLECLLFLAKYYQRATSKESLIYGMALHETVMDVDTFILSSKKIGLISKFVSREKIQDISKLALPVVLITDKNRSAVLLDYDVEKNEAIVIIPGLSDGQISMKLDALQSQYVGKALIIKPEYNFENRVSSSIIIPKSKKWFWDAIKRNKDIYLRIVFASIFINLFVIATPLFTMNVYDRVLPNNAIDTLWALAIGILFVMIFDLLLKLIRSYYLGKASKRADVVMSNTIFDQLLNLRLEERPASTGMFVNRLQSFESVREFFASATITTLVDIPFIFIFISIIFYIGGPLGWVTVVSVILSLIFSWFMKKPIKKTVEASSKEDQIKHTTLNETVAGLDIIKSVRGQNRMKTHWDKSINQTVYHNEKSQFLSQIATFMTTFVSQFSNIAIVIGGVYLASEGEMTMGGIIASMILNGRVIAPISQVVGMIIKFDRTMLALKNIDEIMNMQVERENKTYLSRPDLKGDIEFKDVVFSYKMQNFNALKGINLNIKEGEKVAILGKIGSGKSTLVKLLQNLYVPTSGSVLVDKTDVRQIDPVDLRRAIGVVPQEPFLFMGSIKDNITIGEPFATDEEVLRASMIAGVHDFLSKHESGYDLVVGERGEGLSGGEIQSVALARALISNPNILILDEPTNSMDRQTEKVFINKMAKIIEDKTLILITHKVSILSLVDRVIVLDDGQIAADGKKEEIFSKNIKGQNDK, encoded by the coding sequence TTGTCTAATCAAGAGGTTAATCAAATTGATGAAAAAGTTGGAATATTGCAAGAGCGAAGAAAAGTTGATACTCTTTTAGAGTGTTTACTTTTCTTAGCAAAATATTATCAACGAGCTACATCTAAAGAGTCATTAATTTATGGAATGGCTTTACATGAAACAGTCATGGATGTAGATACTTTTATATTGTCATCAAAAAAAATAGGATTAATCTCTAAATTTGTATCAAGAGAAAAGATACAAGATATCTCTAAATTGGCTTTGCCAGTTGTATTAATCACAGACAAAAATAGATCAGCGGTTTTACTTGATTATGATGTAGAAAAAAATGAAGCTATAGTTATCATTCCAGGACTTAGTGATGGTCAAATTAGTATGAAACTTGATGCTTTACAAAGTCAATATGTAGGTAAAGCTCTAATAATTAAACCAGAATACAATTTTGAAAATAGGGTTAGTAGCAGTATTATTATTCCTAAATCAAAAAAATGGTTTTGGGATGCAATAAAAAGAAATAAAGATATTTATCTTAGAATAGTTTTTGCATCTATTTTTATAAATCTTTTTGTAATAGCTACACCACTTTTTACAATGAATGTTTATGACAGAGTACTTCCTAATAATGCAATTGATACCTTATGGGCTTTAGCAATTGGTATTTTATTTGTAATGATATTTGATCTCTTATTAAAACTTATAAGATCATATTATTTAGGGAAAGCAAGTAAAAGAGCAGATGTTGTTATGAGTAATACAATATTTGATCAATTATTAAACTTAAGATTAGAAGAGAGACCTGCTTCAACAGGAATGTTTGTAAATAGATTACAATCTTTTGAATCAGTTAGAGAGTTCTTTGCTTCGGCAACTATTACTACTTTAGTTGATATCCCTTTTATTTTTATATTCATTTCAATAATCTTTTATATTGGGGGACCTTTAGGTTGGGTAACTGTTGTATCAGTAATTTTATCTCTTATCTTTTCATGGTTTATGAAAAAACCTATAAAGAAGACAGTAGAAGCTTCAAGTAAAGAAGATCAAATAAAACACACTACATTAAATGAAACAGTTGCAGGACTAGATATTATAAAAAGTGTTCGTGGTCAAAATAGAATGAAAACACACTGGGACAAATCTATTAATCAAACAGTTTATCATAATGAGAAGTCTCAGTTTTTATCTCAAATAGCAACCTTTATGACTACATTTGTTTCTCAATTTTCTAATATAGCAATAGTAATTGGTGGAGTATATTTAGCTAGTGAAGGTGAAATGACTATGGGGGGAATAATTGCTTCTATGATTTTAAATGGAAGAGTAATTGCACCAATTTCACAAGTTGTTGGGATGATTATAAAATTTGATAGAACAATGCTTGCACTTAAAAATATTGATGAGATTATGAATATGCAAGTAGAAAGAGAAAATAAAACTTATTTAAGTCGACCAGATTTAAAAGGTGATATTGAATTCAAAGATGTTGTATTCTCATATAAAATGCAAAATTTCAATGCTTTAAAAGGTATAAACTTAAACATAAAAGAGGGCGAGAAAGTTGCTATTTTAGGAAAAATAGGTTCTGGTAAATCAACATTAGTTAAGTTACTCCAAAATCTATATGTACCTACTAGTGGTTCAGTTTTAGTTGATAAGACAGATGTAAGACAGATTGATCCAGTAGATTTAAGAAGAGCTATTGGAGTAGTACCTCAAGAACCATTTTTATTTATGGGAAGTATTAAAGATAATATAACTATTGGTGAACCATTTGCAACTGATGAAGAGGTTTTAAGAGCTTCTATGATTGCTGGTGTTCATGACTTTTTATCAAAACATGAATCAGGATATGATTTAGTTGTTGGAGAAAGAGGAGAAGGATTGAGTGGAGGTGAAATTCAATCTGTTGCATTAGCAAGAGCACTTATCTCAAATCCAAATATATTAATTTTAGATGAACCTACTAACTCAATGGATAGACAAACAGAAAAAGTATTTATTAATAAAATGGCAAAAATTATTGAAGATAAAACATTGATATTAATTACTCATAAAGTATCAATTTTATCATTGGTTGATAGGGTTATTGTATTAGATGATGGTCAAATTGCAGCAGATGGTAAAAAAGAAGAGATATTTTCAAAGAATATAAAGGGACAAAATGACAAATGA